One genomic window of Centropristis striata isolate RG_2023a ecotype Rhode Island chromosome 20, C.striata_1.0, whole genome shotgun sequence includes the following:
- the LOC131993684 gene encoding prolyl-tRNA synthetase associated domain-containing protein 1-like has protein sequence MSEDMRAELEKYLQTLNIETTCVEHPPVFTVEEMMVHLQDVNGAVTKNLFLKDKKKKSLWLLSARHDRQVNLNDLAKQLGVGSGNLRFADEALMVEKLKVGQGCATALALLFDQDRSVTLVLDRDLLDHQTVFFHPMTNSATMGLKPADLLRFLRETGHEPVLHSFQ, from the exons ATGTCTGAGGATATGCGGGCCGAGCTGGAGAAATACCTGCAGACATTAAACATCGAGACGACCTGTGTGGAGCACCCGCCG GTGTTCACGGTGGAGGAGATGATGGTTCACCTGCAGGACGTTAACGGAGCCGTCACCAAGAATCTTTTCctcaaagacaaaaagaagaaaagtctcTGGCTGCTGTCGGCTCGCCACGACCGCCAg GTGAACCTGAACGATCTCGCCAAGCAGCTCGGCGTCGGCAGCGGGAACCTTCGATTCGCTGACGAGGCGTTAATGGTCGAGAAGCTTAAG gtGGGTCAGGGTTGTGCGACAGCTCTGGCTCTGCTCTTCGACCAGGACCGTAGTGTGACCCTGGTCCTGGACCGGGACCTGCTGGACCACCAGACCGTCTTCTTCCACCCCATGACCAACAGCGCCACCATGGGGCTGAAACCTGCAGACCTGCTCCGCTTCCTCCGGGAGACGGGACACGAACCAGTGCTGCACAGCTTCCAGTAG